Proteins encoded by one window of Xenopus tropicalis strain Nigerian chromosome 6, UCB_Xtro_10.0, whole genome shotgun sequence:
- the LOC116411651 gene encoding uncharacterized protein LOC116411651 — MDFQMSQSASLEQHALTFAYSEVEAARIIESSKGNSTFLTSISNQDVIKDYEKERRKLIGLELHAITLTEYYRAKRIPRGLRVSLRPTIFNDNLEFAKKYEQIVNKCSFDIILLNIEYLQREVMETKQRLQTIECELKQQTNTEVYQEQLRHMEESLSKHRQSIEERKRLKFHRDEADYNTGRIYRWQRESGTTWTPRGPRREGPQQDLRSMRSTRPTWSPAGAGPSRSPQGQGGVVGDTGGRKDRRQQPQRRARTFKKRW, encoded by the exons ATGGATTTTCAAATGTCTCAATCTGCATCTTTGGAACAACATGCACTTACTTTCGCATATAGCGAGGTTGAGGCCGCCAGGATTATTGAATCAAGTAAAGGTAATAGTACATTTTTAACTTCTATATCTAATCAAGATGTGATTAAGGATTATGAGAAAGAGAGGCGCAAGTTAATTGGACTTGAATTACATGCGATTACTCTGACTGAATATTATCGGGCAAAACGTATTCCAAGAGGTCTGCGTGTCAGTCTGCGCCCCACTATATTTAATGACAATTTAGAGTTTGCAAAGAAATATGAACAAATAGTAAATAAATGTTCGTTTGATATAATTCTATTGAATATTGAGTACTTACAGAGAGAAGTTATGGAGACAAAACAACGCCTTCAAACGATTGAGTGTGAGTTGAAACAGCAAACTAATACAGAGGTTTATCAGGAACAGCTGAGACATATGGAGGAGAGCCTGTCTAAACATCGTCAGTCCATAGAGGAACGGAAGCGTTTGAAATTCCATAGAGATGAGGCTGATTACAACACTGGACGCATCTACAGGTGGCAGCGCGAGTCAGGCACTACCTGGACACCTAGGGGTCCTAGGCGAGAGGGCCCACAGCAGGACTTGCGCTCCATGCGTTCCACACGTCCCACGTGGTCTCCAGCAG GGGCAGGTCCATCTCGATCCCCACAAGGACAAGGAGGGGTGGTAGGAGACACCGGAGGGCGGAAGGACCGCAGACAGCAGCCACAACGCAGAGCACGGACTTTCAAAAAACGTTGGTAA
- the LOC108644510 gene encoding oocyte zinc finger protein XlCOF6-like, with the protein MDTQGKHLASKECGQDFGTEPNPLTGTECGETSSLTKDCQGQRNMSTRKKPFECTKCGKGYVSRIALLTHQKSHTVGKPFTCKKCGKSFHRKANLLCHQRVHSKKKPFTCNECGKRFSQKSLLVNHQKTHTGERNVTCPECGKTLSSSGSLHTHLKIHTGEKPFTCTECGKGFTQKCYLKSHIKVHTGEKPFTCTECGKGFTQKCYLKSHMKKHTGERPYTCSECGKSFAHSNNLVTHMKIHTGEKPFTCTECGKGFAQKISLLSHMKMHTGEKPFSCTECGKGFTQKCYLKSHIKVHTGEKPLTCTECGKQFEHKESLLGHLNLHTGVKPFTCSECGKGFARRSSLVSHMKLHKVEKEFSCTECGKKFAQQGGLAYHLKIHTGEKLFCTECGKGVRSKSHLASHMKKHTGERPYTCSECGKGFAQKNNLDTHMKIHTGEKPFTCTECGKCFTQKKHLESHMKIHTGEKPFTCTECGKDFAQKSSILSHMKTHTGEKPFTCTECGKNFAHKNSFQSHLQTHTGEKPFTCTECGKGYFSRIALLAHQKCHTHGPFICTKCGKSFRGKSSLFHHRHVHNIHKTFSCKECGKCFNQKRLLIGHQNTHTGERNVTCPECGKTLSSRRSLNTHLKIHTGVKPFTCTECGIGFAEKNNLVSHMKTHTGEKPFTCTECGKSFTLKDSLTRHLRIHTGEKPYSCTECGANFRYKSSLLDHLKIHTGEAPFICTECGKIFQQKSSLITHFNMHTGEKPFTCTECGESFYKKSLLVAHQKSHTKQEGAPSTECGKSVDQETQIISQQNIRVKPFICTECGKHLTSKRSLSAHQKIHIRGTPYTCTECGKSYLIERSLLIHQRIHTGEKPFTCTECGKGFTQSVGLQKHKCVHKKEKKPLMCTE; encoded by the coding sequence ATGGACACCCAGGGGAAACATTTGGCCAGCAAGGAGTGTGGGCAGGACTTTGGTACTGAGCCCAATCCTCTCACCGGTACTGAATGTGGGGAAACATCATCTCTAACCAAAGACTGTCAGGGGCAAAGAAACATGTCTACAAGAAAAAAACCCTTTGAGTGCACAAAATGTGGGAAAGGCTACGTCAGTAGGATTGCCCTACTCACTCACCAGAAAAGTCACACAGTGGGGAAGCCTTTCACTTGCAAAAAATGTGGCAAGAGTTTCCATCGAAAAGCCAACCTTCTCTGCCACCAGCGCGTCCACTCAAAGAAGAAACCTTTTACTTGTAACGAATGTGGGAAACGCTTCTCTCAAAAAAGTTTACTTGTCAATCACCagaaaactcacacaggggagagaaATGTCACTTGTCCAGAATGTGGAAAAACTCTGTCTTCCAGTGGCAGCCTTCATACACACctcaaaatacacacaggggagaaaccattcacttgtacagaatgtggcaaaggctttactCAAAAATGTTACCTTAAGTCTCATATTaaagtacacacaggggagaaaccattcacttgtacagaatgtggcaaaggctttactCAAAAATGTTACCTTAAGTCTCATATGAAAAAACACACAGGGGAGAGACCCTATACTTGTTcagaatgtggcaaaagcttTGCTCATAGTAATAACCTTGTtactcatatgaaaatacacacaggggagaaaccattcacttgtacagaatgtggcaaaggctttgctcaaaaGATTAGTCTTTTATCTCATATGAAAatgcacacaggggagaaaccattctcttgcacagaatgtggcaaaggctttactCAAAAATGTTACCTTAAGTCTCATATTaaagtacacacaggggagaaaccattgacttgcacagaatgtgggaaacagTTTGAACACAAGGAAAGCCTCTTAGGTCACCTGAATCTCCACACTGGGGTTAAACCGTTTACTTgttcagaatgtggcaaaggctttgctaGAAGGAGTagccttgtatctcatatgaaactACACAAAGTGGAAAAGGAattctcttgtacagaatgtgggaaaaaatTTGCACAGCAGGGTGGCTTGGCATATCACCTGAAAATCCACACCGGGGAAAAATTGTTTTGTACAGAATGTGGAAAAGGGGTTCGCAGTAAGAGCCACCTAGCATCTCATATGAAAAAACACACAGGGGAGAGACCCTATACTTgttcagaatgtggcaaaggctttgctcaaaaGAATAACCTTGAtactcatatgaaaatacacacaggggagaaaccattcacttgtacagaatgtggcaaatgcTTCACTCAAAAGAAACACCTTGAATcgcatatgaaaatacacacaggggagaaacctttcacttgtacagaatgtggaaaAGACTTTGCTCAAAAGAGTAGTATTTTATCTCATATGAAaacacacacaggggagaaaccattcacttgtacagaatgtgggaaaaactTTGCACACAAGAACAGCTTCCAAAGTCACCTGCAAacccacactggggagaaaccattcacttgtacagaatgtgggaaaggctACTTCAGTAGGATAGCCCTTCTTGCTCACCAAAAGTGTCACACACATGGGCCTTTCATTTGCACAAAATGTGGCAAGAGCTTTAGAGGAAAAAGCAGCCTTTTCCATCACCGGCATGTCCACAATATCCACAAAACATTTTCTTGTAAAGAATGTGGTAAATGCTTCAATCAAAAAAGGCTCCTTATCGGTCACCAGAATACTCACACGGGGGAGAGAAATGTCACTTGTCCAGAATGTGGGAAAACCCTGTCTTCTAGAAGAAGCCTCAATACTCACcttaaaatacacacaggggtgaaaccattcacttgtacagaatgtggcataGGCTTTGCTGAAAAGAataaccttgtatctcatatgaaaacacacacaggggagaaaccattcacttgtacagaatgtggaaaAAGTTTTACACTAAAGGACAGTTTAACCCGCCACCtgagaatccacacaggggagaaaccatactcttgtacagaatgtggggcAAATTTCAGGTACAAGAGCAGCCTCTtggatcacttgaaaattcacaCTGGGGAGGCACCATTCatatgtacagaatgtgggaaaatctTTCAGCAGAAAAGCAGCCTTATCACTCACTTTAACatgcacacaggggagaaaccattcacttgtacagaatgtggtgAAAGCTTCTATAAAAAGAGCCTACTTGTTGCTCATCAGAAAAGTCACACCAAGCAGGAAGGTGCCCCTtctacagaatgtgggaaaagcgtTGATCAAGAAACCCAGATTATCAGCCAACAAAATATTCGGGTTAAACCTTTcatctgtacagaatgtgggaaacatTTAACTAGCAAGAGATCACTATCCGCACACCAGAAAATTCACATCAGAGGGACCCCGTACACATGcacagaatgtggcaaaagctACCTTATAGAGCGCAGTTTGCTCATTcaccagagaattcacacaggggagaaaccattcacatgtacagaatgtggcaaaggctttactCAATCTGTAGGTCTCCAAAAACATAAGTGTGTTCACAAAAAGGAGAAGAAACCTTTAATGTGTACAGAATGA
- the LOC108647837 gene encoding oocyte zinc finger protein XlCOF6: MDTQGKDLANKECGQDFGTEPNPLTGTECGETSSLTKDCQGQRNISTRKKPFECTKCGKGYVSRIALLTHQKSHTVGKPFTCTKCGKSFHRKANLLCHQRVHSKKKPFICNECGKRFSQKSFLVKHQKSHTGERNVTCPECGKTLSSSGSLHTHLKIHTGEKPFTCTECGKGFTQKNNLVSHMYIHTGEKPFTCTECGKGFTQKCYLKYHMKIHTGEKPFTCTECGKGYAHKNSLVSHMKIHTGEKPFTCTECGKQFARKESLLGHLNLHTGVKPFTCSECGKGFAKRSSLVSHMKLHTEGKNFSCAECGKKFARKDCLVNHLKIHTGEKNICTECGKGICSKSQLASHMKIHTGEKPFTCSECGKSFAQRINLVTHMKIHTGEKPFTCIECGKDFARKKHLESHMKIHTGEKPFTCTECGKGFAHKNNLVSHMKTHTGEKPFTCTECGKSFTHKHGFTIHLRIHTGERPYSCTECGANFRYKSSLLDHLKIHTGEAPFICTECGKIFQQKSSLITHFKMHTGEKQFTCTECGESFYKKSLLVAHQKSHTKQEGAPSTECGKSIDQENQIISQQNILVKPFICTECGKHLTSKKTLSAHQKIHIRGTPYTCTECGKSYLRERSLLIHQRIHTGEKPFTCTECGEGFHEKATFLRHQNKHTGEKPFSCTECGKRFAFLRYLTVHLRVHIGEKPFECKECGKGFTQLKFLRSHSRIHTGEKPFTCTECGKGFAHKNSLVSHLYIHTGEKPFTCTECGKGFAHKNNLVSHLYIHTGEKPFTCTECGKGFAQRNNLVSHMKIHTGEKPFTCTECGKGFAKAVGLQKHKCGHKKEKKPLMCTE, encoded by the coding sequence ATGGACACCCAGGGGAAAGATTTGGCCAATAAGGAGTGTGGGCAGGACTTTGGTACTGAGCCCAATCCTCTCACCGGTACTGAATGTGGGGAAACATCATCTCTAACCAAAGACTGTCAGGGGCAAAGAAACATTTCTACAAGAAAAAAACCCTTTGAGTGCACAAAATGTGGGAAAGGCTACGTCAGTAGGATTGCCCTACTCACTCACCAGAAAAGTCACACAGTGGGAAAGCCTTTCACTTGCACAAAATGTGGCAAGAGTTTCCATCGAAAAGCCAACCTTCTCTGCCACCAGCGCGTCCACTCAAAGAAGAAACCTTTTATTTGTAACGAATGTGGGAAACGCTTCTCTCAAAAAAGTTTCCTTGTCAAACATCAGAAAAGTCACACGGGGGAGAGAAATGTCACTTGTCCAGAATGTGGGAAAACTCTGTCTTCCAGTGGCAGCCTTCATACTCACctcaaaatacacacaggggagaaaccattcacttgtacagaatgtggcaaaggctttactCAAAAGAataaccttgtatctcatatgtacatacacacaggggagaaacctttcacttgtacagaatgtggcaaaggctttactCAAAAATGTTACCTTAAGtatcatatgaaaatacacacaggggagaaaccattcacttgtaccgAATGTGGCAAAGGCTATGCTCATAAGAATagccttgtatctcatatgaaaatacacacaggggagaaacctttcacttgtacagaatgtgggaaacagTTTGCACGCAAGGAAAGCCTCTTAGGTCACCTGAATCTCCACACTGGGGTTAAACCATTCACTTgttcagaatgtggcaaaggctttgctaaAAGGAGTagccttgtatctcatatgaaactACACACAGAGGGAAAAAATTTCTCTTGTGCAGAATGTGGGAAAAAATTTGCACGAAAGGATTGCTTGGTAAATCACCTGAAAATCCACAccggggaaaaaaacatttgtacagAATGTGGAAAAGGCATTTGCAGTAAGAGCCAACTAgcatctcatatgaaaatacacacaggggagaaaccattcacttgttcagaatgtggcaaaagcttTGCTCAAAGGATCAACCTTGTtactcatatgaaaatacacacaggggagaaaccattcacttgtataGAATGTGGCAAAGACTTTGCTCGAAAGAAACACCTTGAATCGCATATGAagatacacacaggggagaaacctttcacttgtacagaatgtggcaaaggctttgctcataagaataaccttgtatctcatatgaaaacacacacaggggagaaacctttcacttgtacagaatgtgggaaaagttttacaCACAAGCACGGTTTCACCATCCACCTgagaatacacacaggggagagaccatactcttgtacagaatgtggggcAAATTTCAGGTACAAGAGCAGCCTCTTGGATCACCTGAAAATTCACACTGGGGAGGCACCATTCatatgtacagaatgtgggaaaatctTTCAGCAGAAAAGCAGCCTTATCACTCACTTTAAAatgcacacaggggagaaacaattcacttgtacagaatgtggtgAAAGCTTCTATAAAAAGAGCCTACTTGTTGCTCATCAGAAAAGTCACACCAAGCAGGAAGGTGCCCCTtctacagaatgtgggaaaagcatTGATCAAGAGAACCAGATTATCAGCCAACAAAACATTCTGGTTAAACCTTTcatctgtacagaatgtggcaaacaTTTAACTAGCAAGAAAACACTATCCGCACACCAGAAAATTCACATCAGAGGGACACCGTACACATGcacagaatgtggcaaaagctACCTAAGAGAGCGCAGTTTGCTCATTcaccagagaattcacacaggggagaaaccattcacatgtacagaatgtggcgAAGGCTTTCATGAAAAGGCCACCTTTCTCCGTCACCAAAACaaacacacaggggagaaacctttctcttgcacagaatgtgggaaaagatttGCGTTCTTGAGATATCTCACTGTACATCTGAGAGTTCACATAGGGGAAAAACCTTTTGAGTGCAAAGAATGTGGGAAAGGATTTACTCAATTAAAATTCCTTCGTAGTCATAGCagaattcacacaggagagaaaccattcacttgtacagaatgtgggaaaggcttTGCTCATAAGAATAGCCTTGTATCTCATTTGtacatacacacaggggagaaaccattcacttgtacagaatgtggcaaaggctttgctcataAGAATAACCTTGTATCTCATTTGTACAtacacactggggagaaacctttcacttgtacagaatgtgggaaaggcttTGCTCAAAGGAataaccttgtatctcatatgaaaatacacacaggggagaaaccattcacttgtacagaatgtgggaaaggcttTGCTAAAGCTGTAGGTCTCCAAAAACATAAGTGTGGTCACAAAAAGGAGAAGAAACCTTTAATGTGTACAGAATGA